Genomic window (Shewanella psychropiezotolerans):
GGTGTATTCGACCAACGCCTGCAATGGATGCTGGAAGACACCCCAGGTCATGTGGTCAACTTTATGCAAGGACTCCCCTGGGAGAAGCCTGATGCTTACACTCATGGTTCTTCATTGACCCATGCGGACAAGATAAAGACACCAACACTGATCCACATAGGTGAAAATGATCAACGCGTACCAGCAGGTCATGCACAAGGTCTTTATCGTGCCCTCAAGCATTACCTGAATGTGCCAGTCGAACTCATCGTCTATCCAGGTGAAGGCCACGGACTGAGCAAGTATCAGCACAGGAAAGCTAAGATGGAGTGGGATCAGAAATGGTTCGAACATTATGTTCTAGGCAAGGCTGTCGATTAAAAGTTCAAGGCTAAAGCGAGCGACAAAAATGTGTTTTTTAGCCTGAACATAAGCTGACAAGTAAGATAAAAGCGCCTATTTTTAGGCGCTTTTATCTTTTACAGCATTCTATTTCTCTTCATAGCTGGGTATGCTGTATTCCAATAGTTTTCGAAACGGAGTCCAGAATGAAAAAATTCATTTCTATCATTGCCACTTCCTGCGCCCTTGTCGCCAGTTTGCTCATGTCTCAAGTCGCCCTAGCCGATGAAAGCTATGCCGAGACGGTCGCCAACTTCAAGCAGGCTAATGATACCCATAAGTTTTTCGATAACGCCTACGGTTACGCCATCTTTCCTACCGTCGGCAAAGGTGGATTCGGTATCGGAGCCGCATACGGCAAGGGGCGAGTGTTTAAAGGCAACGACTACACAGGTGATACCAGCCTGACTCAGATATCCATTGGATTCCAGATTGGCGGTCAAGCCTATAGCGAGATCATCTTCTTCAAAGATGCTAAATCTTATGATGAGTTTACCAGCGGCAGCTTCGAATTTGGCGCTCAGGCATCGGCCGTAGCCATCACTATAGGCGCTAACGCTCAGGTGGGCACAACCGGAAACTCCAGTAGTGCAGGAAAGTCAGCAGCTAAGGCCTCATACATTAATGGTATGGCTGTTTATACTTTAGCTAAGGGCGGCTTGATGTTTGAAGCAGCGCTGGCTGGACAATCGTTTACCTTTGAAGAGAAATAAGGCCCTAGGTTCGAGGCTCTAGGAACTAGGAACTAGGACCTTCATTACTTGTTGTCGGATAACAAGTTTCAAATATCTTTCTTGAATCAGGTTTCATTTAACTGTTTTGTTATTTGGTTATCTTTAGGTAGCCATGGCTTCATTGCTATCTATTGCTTGCAGCAGGCTCACATGTAGCTACTTCTGTGGGTCGCTGCAAGTACAGTCCCTGTAAGCTCTACCAAAACTTCCATGTTTTGGAAGCCCACAGGGCCAATTTTGTTCCATACAAAATTTGGCATTTCCTCCGCTGACCCATATGGATATGGGGAATGTCTTAAAAGCGTCTGGAACGCTTAAGACCATGGAGGTCAGAAGTGCTTGCGGCGTCTCGCAGAACTTTCTCAAAACAAGAGTGCACCTGCCTCGCCGGCCAGGCGATAGATAACCATGGAGGAAAAGTTATCAATATGCTCCCCAATACCAACTCAGCCAGAAGCTAAATCAAAAAATGTGGTCAACCTTCATTCGAAGGCTAACTACTTATGCCCCAAGGAGCCGGTGGTAGTGCTACCGGCTTAGTCAGATCGAAATCCACTCTAAAATCACGTTCCTCACGGGTCAAACGGTAAGTAAACTCTTCTGGCTCGATATACATGTGCCACACATTTGTAATAGAAACATCTAAACCGTTTTCTCTGAAGTTATTGATTGAAGATGCATCGACGGGAAAAGACTGCTGCTCAGCACTGCCCATATCTGCTGTCATGCCACCATACATGGTCACCTTGTCTTCACTGCCATCTTTATGGCGATGATCATGCGCTAAATGTAGGCCATATTGGGTTTTGGTGATCACCCAGGTACGCGAGTGATCATCACCCACATGAAACGGCACCTTAAGCTCAGTCTCGCTACACTCGCGCACATGCATGATGAGTTTCTTGCCGCTGAACGCCGAGTCGGCAGAGTTACCCGCAGTAACCGTTCCCTCAAAAGCCTTACCACAATGGGCGGCTATACTGTCGAAGAAGGCATCCTGTTCAGATGTAGTGGCAAGAGCTGGCAAGGTAATAAATGAGGTCGTAGTGAGCAAGAGTGCAAGCTGTGAGTATTTTGTTGTTTTCATTATTATCTCCGTCAATTTGAGCCAGACAGCCTAACATAAGCAGATAAATTTTAACTTAAGGGTCTAAAAGCCCCTCCATAAACAATACATGGAGGGGAAAAGGGCAGGATGATTAACTAAGCTTTTCAACTCTCACAGGGATCCCGTGCCGGCAGTTAGCGCCGGTCCAATAATCATTGAGCATACTGGCTCTCTGCTTCCGAGTTGGATCCGATGGGATCATCTGGTTAATTGCCACTCCACCAGCACGCTCTTTTAAGCCCGCCAGCTTTTGACCATTGATAATCCTGTCATCGCCACCAAATCCTTGGGTGTGACCAAAACCATGAGACACACACACAGCCCCTTTTACCACGCCAAAGTCAGTTTGCAGCAAGCCAATGGCAGGTTTGCCGTTAGCCGTGATCAGCTTGACGCTATCGCCGTCGCTTAACCCCTGCTCACTGGCAGTATCTTGATTCATATAGATATAGTTAGTCGGGCTTATCTCGGCAATACGCTTATAGGCCACCGCATAGTTAGATCTCACCGTGGCTTTATAACTTGAAAATAACAGAGGGAACTCTGCTTGAGGCCAGTGACTCTCCCAGGTATCCCCATTCCAGAATCTATGCTCCTGGTAGGTAATAATGCCCGGATAATGCTCACCAGAATAAGCATGGCGTAGCTGGGCTACTGCTTCATGATAAATTTGCAGACATTTAGACCCAGCCCCCTTAATGAATTCCCCCTCGTAGCGTTCATCAGCCACATAATAACCGCCGCGAGATAGCAGCGCCTCGACCTCATTGGCCTCAGTTGTGGTTAATCTTGAAGTAAGCGGCTTCATCGCATATTCAAGCCCTGCCCACAGCCTGTCTTCTGCGGTAACAATCGGTAAGTTTTCACATTGTGATGCTACGTTGGCTAAATACTTAGCATGCCAGTCCTCGAAGCAAAGTAGATCGGCTTTACTCCCATCTTCATGACCGATAGCACCTTTACCGAAACCAGGGAGCTGCATATCTAGGGCTATATCGATTAACAGTTGCTCCATACAAACATGTTGACCACGTTCATTTTTAACGGTTCTAGGAGTAACCAGTGGCGCCGCGGCCACGACGCCTAGCATGTGAGAACCCCACATGCGGTCGGCTGCATACTCTTCCAACATAGAACGGTCTGGAATAAAGTAATCGGCATAGCGGTTGGTTTCATTCATATGACAATCG
Coding sequences:
- a CDS encoding lipid-binding SYLF domain-containing protein, translating into MKKFISIIATSCALVASLLMSQVALADESYAETVANFKQANDTHKFFDNAYGYAIFPTVGKGGFGIGAAYGKGRVFKGNDYTGDTSLTQISIGFQIGGQAYSEIIFFKDAKSYDEFTSGSFEFGAQASAVAITIGANAQVGTTGNSSSAGKSAAKASYINGMAVYTLAKGGLMFEAALAGQSFTFEEK